CAGCACGCCCTCCTCGACCTCGCGGTCGACGAGGATCACCGGCATCCCTCCGGCGGCGAAGCGGTGCACGGCGGCGAGGTCGTCCGAGGCCGGGGTGAGCAGCACGCCGTTGACCCGCTGCTCCTGGAACAGCTCGAGGTGGGCGACCTGGCGCTCGTCGCGCTCGTCGCTGTTGCCGAGCAGCACGGTCATGCCGGCATCCGCGGCTCTGTCCTCCGCGCCGCGCACCACCTCGGCGAAGAACGGGTTGCCGATGTCTGGAACCACGAGACCGATGCTGCGACTCCGACCCGCGCGCAGCTGCCTGGCCGCATCGTTGCGCACGAAGCCCAGCTCCTGGATCACGCGCTGCACGCGTTCGACCGTGCGCGCCGACACCCGCTCGGGTTGATTGAGCACGTTCGAGACGGTGCCGACCGAGACGCCGGCCGCGGCAGCGACGTCCTTCACCCCTACCGCCATGGCGTGCCTCCGTCCGTCCGCGCTCGTGCGCCAACGACTACCTTCTCATCCTGCGTGGTGCACTCCGCGCCTACGACGCGCGGGCACGGCGACGACGGCGAGCGCCGCGCAGCCGATCCCGGCGATGAACAGCGGTGCGAGAGCCCAGGTCACGACGCCCGTGAAGACGGCTGCGGCCGCGAGGTACGCCGCGCCTGCGGCATCCGCCCGCACGACCGACGGCACGGCGCGGACCGCGCCGATCCAGCCGAGCGCGGGCGACCAGGCGCCGGCCGCGGCGAGCAGGGCGACGGAGAGGACGAGCAGACCGGCCCAGCCGACCACGGCGATCGCCTGACCGCCGGGGAGGGCACCGGAGCCGGCGACGAGGACGTCGATCGTCAGCACGGCCGCGATCACCGCCGCAGGGACGCCGACGACGAGGGACGACAGGATGCCTGCACGCACGTCCTCCCAGAACAGTCCGGCGCGGGAGTCCTCCGCCGCGACGAAGCGACGCAGGTGCCGGATGCCCGCGGCGAGGGCGATCGGCAGGGTCACGACGCCGAGCGCGACGACCGTCATCATCAGTCCGATCGTCAGCACCTCGCCGAAGAGGCCGAACTTCGCGGTCGCTCCGGGATTCACTCCCGGCTCGACGCCCGAGACGGTGGGACCCGCACCGGAGCGCGCCTCGCGCGTGGCTGCCCGCCGCGCTCGACGCTCCTCGCTCATGACGGACACGGTCAGCCCTTCAGTCCCTGCGTCGCGACGCCGTCGACGAGGAAGCGCTGGAAGACGACGAAGAACAGCAGCACGGGGACGAGTGCGACGAAGGACGCCGTGACCGTGGCGCCGTAATCCGACGACGAGGTCTGGTCGTTGTAGAGCCGCAGCGCGATCGGCAGCGGGTAGTTCTCGGGGCTCGTGAGGTAGAGCAGCGGGCCGAGGAAGTCGTTCCACGCCCAGATGAACGAGAAGATCGCGCACGTGATCAACGCCGGCTTGATGAGCGGCAGGATGATCGACCAGAAGATGCGCAGGTGCCCCGCACCGTCGATGCGCGCCGCCTCGTCCATGTCGCGCGGCATCTGACGGATGAACTGTACGAGCAGGAAGACGAAGAACGCCTCTGTGGCCAGGAACTTCGGCAGGATCAGCGGGATGAACGTGTCGACCCAGCCGAGCTGATTGAAGATGATGTACTGCGGGATGATCACGACGTGGAACGGCAGCAGCAGCGTGCCGATCATGGCCGCGAACAGCACGCCGAGTCCCTTGAACTGCACGCGGGCGAACGCGTATGCGGCGAGCGCCGAAGAGAGCACAGTGCCGACGACGGCCGAGACCGCGAGGATCAGCGAGTTCAGGAAGAAGCGCCACATCGGCACTCCGGCGATGCCCTCCATGACCTTGCTGTAGTTGTCGAGAGTCGGCGCCTGAGGCAGCAGACCGGGGTTCTGACCGAACTCGGAGTTCGGCTTGAAAGTCGACAGGAACAGCCACAGCAGCGGGTAGAGCACGACAGCCGTGAGGACCAGGAGACCGATGAACCAGATGACGGTCTGCCACGTCTTGCGCTTGATGCGGCGACGAGGGGCAGGCGGGCCGACCGGGGTGGTCTGCTGCGCGGCGAAGACCGGGGTCGACGCGGCGCCGGACGTGGTGGCCTGGTTGGACGTGCTCATTTGTCGTCTCCCGAGTAGTGCACCCACGACCTCTGGGTGCGGAAGAGGATGAAGGCGATGATCGCGACGACGACGAGCAGGACCCACGCGATCGCGGCCGCGTAGCCCATCTGTCCGTCGGAGAACCCTCGCTTGTACAGGTACACCGTGATGAAGTTCGTCATGCCGGCGGGGCCGCCGGTGCCGTTCGAGATGATGTACGCCGAGGCGAACACCTGGAATGCGCCGATCAGACCGAGCAGCAGGTTGAAGAACATCACCGGGGAGAGCATCGGGATCGTCACCGCGCGGAACCGACGGTAGGCGTTCGCGCCGTCCATCTCGGCGGCCTCGTACAGCTCCTTGGGGATCTGCTTGAGACCCGCGAGGAAGATCACCATCGTGGCTCCGAACTGCCAGACGGCGAGCAGGATCATCATGGGGAGCACGAGGCTCGGGTTGCCGATCCACCCGCCGAGATCGACGCCGAAGATCTGCAGACCGCTGTCGACCGGACCGTCGGAGGAGAACATGGCCCGCCACACGATGGCGACCGAGACCGAGCCGCCGATGAGCGACGGCGCGTAGAAGGCGGAGCGGAAGAAGCCGGCGCCCTTGTCTCGGTAGTTCAGGAGCATCGCGACAGCGAGGGCGGCCGCGAGGGTGATCGGCGTGCCGATGAAGACGTAGACGAGCGTGATCTGCGCCGACTGGATGAAGTTCGGGTCGCTCGTGAAGAGGCGGATGTAGTTGTCCAGCCCGATCCACTTCGGCGGCTGGAAGATGTTGTACTTCGTGAAGGAGAGGTACAGGGAGTAGATCATCGGCACGGCCGTGAGACCGAAGAAGCCGATGAGCCACGGCGTGAGGAACGCATAGCCGGTCGCTGTCTCTCGCCGCAGACGCGCGCGCTGGCCCGGCCGTGCGAGTTCGTTCTCGGGGCGGCGGCCGCTGCGCAGCGCGCGCCCCCGACCGGACTTCTTGCCCGTGACGATCGTCCTGGTCGCCGTCGTGCTCATGACAGCTCCTTCCGAAGTGGATGGGATGCGGTGGGCCGGGCGGATGCCGCCCGGCCCACCGAGGGGGTCACTGGTTGAGGACGACGTCCATCTCGGAGAAGAACTGCGTCACGGCCTCGTCGACCGTCGTGGTGCCGAAGTTCAGCTCGGTGCCCAGCACACGGAACTTCTCCTCCAGCGTGCCGTAGCCGACGATCGGGACCGGAGGTGCGTCGCCGAGGCGGTCGGCGATGGACTCCTCGTAGTCCTTCACGAGCTGGCTCATCGGGTCGAGCTCGGCGGCGTCGAGAGCGGTCTCGGATGCCGGCAGGCCGCGGTTGGTGCCGAAGATCTCACCGGACTCCGGCGAGTTCACCAGGAAGTTCACCAGGGTGGCCGCAGCCTCCGGGTGGTCCGTCTTGGCGGAGATGGTGTGCAGCATCGAGGGCTTCAGGTACAGGTCCTTGGCTCCTTCCTCGGTGACGGGCGGGGCCACGAGGCCGAGCTCGGTGTAGCTCTCGCCGAGGTTGGCGAGGTAGCCGGCGCCGAAGTTGTCCCAGGTCAGCTCGCTGGCGTTCTGCGCGGCGTCGAACGCGGTGAGCGGGGTGAGCTCCTCGACGACCTGCTGCGGCACGACGACACCGTCGCGGATGTCATCGCCGGACTCCCAGAACTCCTTGAGGCGCTCCTCGTCGAATCCGGGCTTCCCGTCCTCGTCGAACAGGTTCTTGCCCTCGCTGCGCAGCTGCAGCTCGAAGTTCTGGATGCGACCGGTCCAGTCGGACCCGCCCCAGAACTCGCCGCCGCCGGCCTCGGTGATCTCACCCATCCACTCGTCGTAGTCCTCCC
This genomic interval from Microbacterium hydrocarbonoxydans contains the following:
- a CDS encoding carbohydrate ABC transporter permease, producing MSTTATRTIVTGKKSGRGRALRSGRRPENELARPGQRARLRRETATGYAFLTPWLIGFFGLTAVPMIYSLYLSFTKYNIFQPPKWIGLDNYIRLFTSDPNFIQSAQITLVYVFIGTPITLAAALAVAMLLNYRDKGAGFFRSAFYAPSLIGGSVSVAIVWRAMFSSDGPVDSGLQIFGVDLGGWIGNPSLVLPMMILLAVWQFGATMVIFLAGLKQIPKELYEAAEMDGANAYRRFRAVTIPMLSPVMFFNLLLGLIGAFQVFASAYIISNGTGGPAGMTNFITVYLYKRGFSDGQMGYAAAIAWVLLVVVAIIAFILFRTQRSWVHYSGDDK
- a CDS encoding ABC transporter substrate-binding protein, coding for MFSKKRLAAAAAVATSAALVLAGCAGGGSPEGEPTYDPDEKVTLDLAFWGNDVRADLYNQAIEAFNEEYPNITVNATFLGFPEFWEKRQTEAAGGGLPDVMQFDYSYLRQYSENGLLLDLEPYLGSIIDTEPLSENILDIGVVDDTTYGITTSTNAWGVFTNPVLLESAGVEQFAGGDWEDYDEWMGEITEAGGGEFWGGSDWTGRIQNFELQLRSEGKNLFDEDGKPGFDEERLKEFWESGDDIRDGVVVPQQVVEELTPLTAFDAAQNASELTWDNFGAGYLANLGESYTELGLVAPPVTEEGAKDLYLKPSMLHTISAKTDHPEAAATLVNFLVNSPESGEIFGTNRGLPASETALDAAELDPMSQLVKDYEESIADRLGDAPPVPIVGYGTLEEKFRVLGTELNFGTTTVDEAVTQFFSEMDVVLNQ
- a CDS encoding carbohydrate ABC transporter permease; translation: MSTSNQATTSGAASTPVFAAQQTTPVGPPAPRRRIKRKTWQTVIWFIGLLVLTAVVLYPLLWLFLSTFKPNSEFGQNPGLLPQAPTLDNYSKVMEGIAGVPMWRFFLNSLILAVSAVVGTVLSSALAAYAFARVQFKGLGVLFAAMIGTLLLPFHVVIIPQYIIFNQLGWVDTFIPLILPKFLATEAFFVFLLVQFIRQMPRDMDEAARIDGAGHLRIFWSIILPLIKPALITCAIFSFIWAWNDFLGPLLYLTSPENYPLPIALRLYNDQTSSSDYGATVTASFVALVPVLLFFVVFQRFLVDGVATQGLKG